One Candidatus Cloacimonadota bacterium genomic region harbors:
- the map gene encoding type I methionyl aminopeptidase: MIYIKSPAEIGKIKAASKIIGELLNALEGMMKPGVSTWELDAYAESFIRERGGKPAFKGYQVPGLKPFPGTLCTSLNSGIVHGIPSKKAVLAEGDIIGIDVGVIKDGYYGDAARTYPVGAISKEAQDLMDVTQVALAMGIRAAVEGARVGDISNAIGTYINSKGYFAADDLTGHGVGRELHEDPQIPNTGRAGYGPRIKAGMTFAIEPMVNIGTNRVIEKGWEFFVADGSLSAHFEHSILITKAEAEILTKA; encoded by the coding sequence ATGATTTATATTAAGTCACCAGCTGAAATTGGAAAGATTAAAGCCGCCAGCAAGATAATAGGCGAGTTACTGAATGCTCTTGAAGGCATGATGAAACCGGGTGTTTCCACGTGGGAGCTGGATGCTTATGCAGAAAGTTTCATACGCGAGCGTGGCGGTAAGCCAGCTTTTAAGGGATATCAGGTTCCGGGGTTAAAACCTTTTCCCGGCACTTTATGCACATCGCTCAATAGTGGAATTGTGCATGGCATTCCTTCCAAGAAAGCAGTTTTAGCAGAGGGTGATATCATCGGCATCGATGTTGGTGTCATCAAAGACGGATATTATGGTGATGCAGCCCGCACCTATCCGGTTGGAGCCATTAGTAAAGAGGCACAAGATCTCATGGATGTTACGCAAGTTGCATTAGCAATGGGCATTCGTGCTGCAGTAGAAGGAGCCAGAGTTGGAGATATCTCCAATGCCATAGGCACCTATATCAACAGTAAAGGATACTTTGCAGCAGATGATCTTACCGGACATGGCGTGGGACGTGAGTTGCACGAAGACCCGCAGATACCCAATACCGGCAGAGCAGGATACGGTCCTCGCATAAAAGCTGGAATGACGTTTGCGATTGAGCCCATGGTAAATATAGGCACCAACAGAGTTATCGAAAAAGGTTGGGAGTTTTTTGTGGCAGACGGAAGTCTTTCTGCACACTTTGAACACAGCATCCTGATAACCAAAGCCGAAGCCGAAATACTTACAAAAGCTTAA